Sequence from the bacterium genome:
AGCACGCTCTCCCAATCGATCGGCGGGACGACGCCGAGAACCTGCTGCTGCTCTGTAGCGCTTGCCATAGCGAGATCGATTCGCCACCAAACATCAGCACATTTTCGGTCCAGCGACTGCGAGAGTTGAAGCAGCGGCACGAGAGCCGGATTGCCCAGATTCTCTCCGTGTCTCCTGGCCGGGACACGGTGGTGCTCAGGATGCAGGGGACGATCGGCGAGAGCCAGGTCGCTCTTGATCGGTCCGTCGCGGCCTCCGCGGTACTAGCCCAGGGGCGCTGCGCCCGTTTCCAGTTGAGCCACGACCCGGCGGGGATCGAGATCGACTTGAGGCGGGTGCCGTCGCCCGACATCGGCAGCAGGGCGTACTACGACGCCTGTCGTGAGTCGATCGATCGAGTGTTCGGCCGCCAAGTGGCACCGGCCGTCGAGGACGGAAGCGTCCGGCACATGAGCGTGTTCGCGCTCGCTCGCTGGCCGTCGCTGGTATATCTCGGTGCCCGCCTCGGCGACAAGGTCGATGTGGACATCTACCAGCGGCACCGTGCGACTGAGTCGTGGGCCTGGCCCGACCAACCGTCGGAGCATCGGTTCTCCGTTCAGGTCGTCAACGAAGGGGCCTCCGATTGCGACGCCGTGCTCGTTCTGTCTATGTCCGCCGCCGTCCACGCTCGCGAGGTGCCGCAGGCTCTCGAGAACTGCCGACTCTATCGCATCACGCCCGCCAGCGGTTGCCACGCCCATCCGGATGTCGTCGATTCCCCGGCAGCTCTCAAGTCCGCTGAGCGCGCTCTGCGCGACGTTCTGGGCGACATCGAACAGCAC
This genomic interval carries:
- a CDS encoding SAVED domain-containing protein, with the translated sequence MSESTTRQLLVRSGGRCTLCYGELLASEFTQQPVYLGERAHIVGRSRSAKSPRGEHALPIDRRDDAENLLLLCSACHSEIDSPPNISTFSVQRLRELKQRHESRIAQILSVSPGRDTVVLRMQGTIGESQVALDRSVAASAVLAQGRCARFQLSHDPAGIEIDLRRVPSPDIGSRAYYDACRESIDRVFGRQVAPAVEDGSVRHMSVFALARWPSLVYLGARLGDKVDVDIYQRHRATESWAWPDQPSEHRFSVQVVNEGASDCDAVLVLSMSAAVHAREVPQALENCRLYRITPASGCHAHPDVVDSPAALKSAERALRDVLGDIEQHSKTARRLHVLGAAPLSVFVALGRVMNREIHPQMILHDRVNDQYLPVMEVN